The following coding sequences lie in one bacterium genomic window:
- a CDS encoding lipoate--protein ligase family protein, producing MDRWRLLVHPDLSGYQQMAIDEALYLLATPDSVPVLRFYTWQKPTLSLGFFQDYKRVVSEPFVMHNNIDVVRRITGGRAVLHQFEVTYALAGPLKNQFADKSLKETYRLIAEALNRGLASLGVPQAQFSKDVSSQESQNESRLPQCFVAVSRYEIAKDVRKIIGSAQKRSRDRFVQHGSILLDFDVAFQNGCILNPDLQIEKKVAPLNPMLGRALSLAEVSDHFKKAFEEQFQVTAEPTELEKSERDLSRSMEEKYQSAEWTERGCR from the coding sequence ATGGATAGGTGGAGACTGCTCGTACACCCCGACCTGTCTGGCTACCAGCAAATGGCAATTGATGAAGCCCTATATCTGCTGGCAACTCCGGATTCCGTCCCGGTGCTCCGGTTTTATACCTGGCAGAAACCCACTTTGAGCCTGGGTTTCTTTCAGGATTACAAGAGGGTTGTAAGTGAGCCCTTCGTTATGCATAATAATATAGATGTAGTACGACGGATTACTGGCGGACGTGCCGTACTACATCAATTTGAAGTTACTTATGCGTTGGCTGGGCCACTTAAAAATCAATTCGCAGACAAGTCATTGAAGGAGACGTACCGGTTGATAGCAGAGGCGCTGAATCGGGGACTTGCATCGCTGGGCGTTCCGCAGGCCCAGTTTTCGAAAGACGTTTCCAGTCAGGAATCTCAGAATGAATCCCGCCTGCCGCAGTGTTTCGTTGCGGTTTCGCGGTACGAGATTGCAAAAGATGTGCGCAAAATCATTGGAAGCGCTCAGAAAAGATCACGGGACAGGTTCGTTCAACACGGTTCGATATTGCTCGATTTTGATGTCGCGTTCCAGAACGGCTGCATCCTGAATCCCGACTTGCAGATCGAAAAAAAGGTAGCACCGCTAAATCCTATGCTAGGCCGCGCGCTTTCACTGGCTGAGGTCAGCGATCACTTTAAGAAGGCCTTTGAAGAGCAATTCCAGGTGACAGCTGAACCAACAGAACTGGAAAAAAGTGAACGAGACCTCTCTCGCTCGATGGAAGAGAAATACCAGAGCGCTGAATGGACTGAACGCGGATGCAGATAA